From one Mediterraneibacter butyricigenes genomic stretch:
- a CDS encoding DUF1540 domain-containing protein, with amino-acid sequence MPKLKCSVQTCAHNHQFLCDLDQIQVGGNQACSPSETQCDSFTERKESGYSNAAGGGCHCSETTGIDCQAEKCMYNEACKCQAGRISVEGGQAKQCQGTECATFKM; translated from the coding sequence ATGCCAAAATTAAAATGCAGCGTGCAGACATGTGCGCACAATCATCAGTTTTTATGCGATTTAGATCAGATTCAGGTGGGAGGTAATCAAGCCTGTTCCCCAAGTGAGACACAGTGTGACAGTTTTACGGAAAGAAAAGAAAGCGGCTATTCAAATGCGGCCGGCGGGGGATGCCACTGTTCCGAAACAACCGGAATCGACTGTCAGGCAGAAAAATGTATGTACAATGAAGCATGTAAGTGTCAGGCCGGACGAATCAGCGTAGAGGGTGGTCAGGCAAAGCAGTGTCAGGGTACGGAGTGTGCAACTTTTAAGATGTAG
- a CDS encoding permease-like cell division protein FtsX, with product MNGVVSVTYISPEKAWENFQETYYKEGEVLVDGFKDDRL from the coding sequence ATGAATGGTGTAGTATCGGTTACATATATTTCACCGGAAAAAGCATGGGAAAATTTTCAAGAAACATACTATAAAGAAGGGGAAGTGCTTGTAGATGGATTTAAAGACGATCGTCTTTAA